The Agrobacterium vitis region GCCCATTTATCAACGAGTTCTTCTCAAAGCTTCCGGCGAAGCCCTGATGGGCAGCCAGGGCTTCGGCATTGATGTCGCGGTCGCCGACCGGATCGCCGGCGATATCGCAGAGGCGCGCGCCATGGGCGTCGAAGTCGGCGTCGTGGTCGGTGGCGGCAATATTTTTCGCGGCGTGGCCGTCGCCTCCAAGGGCGGCGACCGGGTAACGGGCGACCATATGGGCATGCTCGGCACAGTGATCAACGCTCTGGCGCTGGCAACGTCGCTGCGTAAGCTGGACATCGACACCGTGGTGCTTTCGGCCATTGCCATGCCGGAAATCTGCGAAACTTTTTCGCAGCGCGTCGCGGTTCATCATCTGTCGCAGGGCAGGGTGGTGATTTTCGCTGGCGGCACCGGCAATCCATTCTTCACCACCGATTCTGCCGCAGCCCTGCGCGCTGCCGAAATGGGTGCGCAGGCGATTTTCAAGGGCACCCAGGTGGATGGCATCTATTCCGCCGACCCGAAGAAGGACCCGACAGCCACCCGTTTCGACCATATTACCCATGCTGAAGTGCTCGAAAAGGGCCTGGCGGTAATGGATGTGACCGCCGTTGCCCTGGCGCGGGAAAACCGGATCCCGATCATCGTCTTCTCCATCCACGAAAAAGGTGGCTTCAGCGCCATCCTGCAAGGCGGCGGTGTGAAAACAGTCGTTAATGACGATTGACGGAGGCGAATGGCAGCCGGGACCGATTGACAGACGGATCGTTTCACGTTTTCAAGGCGTCACTGAAGAATTGTCGGAGACTGTAAGATGACAGCAGGTATTGATCTCAACGATATCAAGCGCCGCATGGATGGCGCGATCAACGCATTCAAGAGCGACCTCGCCTCGTTGCGCACCGGTCGTGCCTCGGCCAATATTCTCGACCCGGTCATGGTTGAAGCCTATGGTTCGCGCGTGGCGCTGAACACCGTGGCCAATATCACCGTGCCGGAACCGCGCATGCTGGGTGTCTCTATCTGGGACAAGAGCATGGTCGGCGCTGTCGACCGGGCAATCCGGGAATCCAATCTTGGCCTCAACCCGATTGTCGACGGCCAAAACCTGCGCATTCCGCTGCCGGAACTGAACGAAGAGCGCCGCAAGTCGCTGGTCAAAGTGGCGCATGGTTATGCCGAAAACTCGAAAGTCGCGATCCGCCATGTTCGCCGCGATGGCATGGACAGCCTGAAGAAGGCTGAAAAGGATGGCGAAATCGGCAAGGACGATGCGCGAAGCCTTTCGGAAAAGCTGCAAAAGATGACGGATGACACGATTTCCGATATCGATCGCTTGCTTGCTGAAAAGGAAAAGGAAATCATGCAGGTCTAATCTGCACATTTCGCCTTCTCTGCGACGCCAATGCAGGACCTGATATGACGACTTTGGATATTTCCGCCGTTCCCGAGCACGTTGCCATCATTATGGATGGCAACGGACGCTGGGCCAATCAGCGCGGCATGCCGCGCGCTTATGGCCATCGGCAGGGAATGGAAGCCCTGCAGACAGTGGTTCGCACGGCGGGCGAAATCGGCGTGCGCTATCTGACCCTGTTTGCGTTTTCATCCGAAAACTGGCGCAGGCCGGAAACCGAGATCACCGACCTGTTCGGTTTGCTCAAGACTTTCGTGCGCCGCGACCTCGCCGAGCTTCGTGCCAATAACGTGCGGGTGCGGATCATCGGTGAGCGCAGCTCGCTGAAGAGCGATATTCTCAAGCTGC contains the following coding sequences:
- the frr gene encoding ribosome recycling factor, yielding MTAGIDLNDIKRRMDGAINAFKSDLASLRTGRASANILDPVMVEAYGSRVALNTVANITVPEPRMLGVSIWDKSMVGAVDRAIRESNLGLNPIVDGQNLRIPLPELNEERRKSLVKVAHGYAENSKVAIRHVRRDGMDSLKKAEKDGEIGKDDARSLSEKLQKMTDDTISDIDRLLAEKEKEIMQV
- the pyrH gene encoding UMP kinase, whose product is MTSKPIYQRVLLKASGEALMGSQGFGIDVAVADRIAGDIAEARAMGVEVGVVVGGGNIFRGVAVASKGGDRVTGDHMGMLGTVINALALATSLRKLDIDTVVLSAIAMPEICETFSQRVAVHHLSQGRVVIFAGGTGNPFFTTDSAAALRAAEMGAQAIFKGTQVDGIYSADPKKDPTATRFDHITHAEVLEKGLAVMDVTAVALARENRIPIIVFSIHEKGGFSAILQGGGVKTVVNDD